The Candidatus Aenigmatarchaeota archaeon genome has a segment encoding these proteins:
- a CDS encoding helix-turn-helix domain-containing protein, whose product MEFLIEEDKGKQKAYPVLLAKDPKALSLLHNKLTQKILEELGKNPCCSMDLARKLKEHEQKIYYHIRNLEKMGLIKLEYTEERVGASAKIYSLVSPVVAYKIIDEGLVEDKKTRAAEIRFLKPFVENGNLNCMIVVGSPDPHGRYKSPASDGYCGIELSMFLGQFVNESKIPFYKLDTQVNSEDLKKNLIIIGGPKANIITDRINKKLPIYFDYSEEFRDWNIVSTLTKTIYRDKFIGMISRIKSPFNEEKEIIVLAGKGFSGSRAAVLGFFKYPKEVLKGNSVNPSVIAKIVRGVDIDSDGIVDDVEFLE is encoded by the coding sequence ATGGAATTCTTGATTGAGGAGGATAAGGGGAAACAAAAAGCTTATCCCGTACTTCTGGCAAAGGATCCAAAAGCCCTAAGTTTATTGCATAATAAGCTTACCCAGAAAATACTTGAAGAACTTGGGAAAAATCCGTGTTGTTCCATGGATTTGGCAAGGAAACTCAAGGAGCACGAACAGAAGATATACTATCATATTAGAAATCTTGAGAAGATGGGTTTGATAAAACTAGAATATACAGAAGAAAGGGTTGGTGCTTCAGCAAAAATATATTCATTGGTATCCCCTGTTGTAGCTTACAAGATAATAGATGAAGGTTTGGTTGAAGACAAAAAAACAAGGGCAGCGGAGATAAGGTTCTTGAAACCATTTGTTGAAAATGGAAACTTGAATTGTATGATAGTTGTTGGAAGCCCTGACCCACATGGAAGATACAAGAGCCCGGCTTCTGACGGATATTGTGGGATTGAGCTCTCAATGTTTCTGGGGCAGTTTGTCAATGAATCAAAAATACCTTTCTACAAACTTGATACTCAGGTAAACAGTGAAGATTTGAAGAAGAATCTGATAATCATAGGAGGGCCAAAGGCAAATATAATAACAGATAGGATAAATAAGAAATTGCCAATATATTTTGATTATTCCGAGGAATTCAGGGACTGGAATATTGTTTCCACATTAACAAAAACTATTTATCGGGATAAATTTATAGGAATGATAAGCCGCATCAAAAGCCCATTCAATGAGGAAAAGGAAATAATTGTTTTAGCAGGCAAAGGTTTTTCTGGATCCAGGGCAGCAGTGCTTGGTTTCTTTAAATATCCAAAAGAAGTCTTGAAAGGAAATTCTGTTAATCCAAGTGTAATAGCAAAGATTGTTCGGGGGGTCGATATAGACTCTGATGGAATTGTTGATGATGTTGAGTTTTTAGAGTGA
- a CDS encoding ParB N-terminal domain-containing protein translates to MPMVLVPIERITHTHPSIQEDKVRRIMKSIDDGCIDYLPPIECELRNGRYYIKDGSHRFEALKRLGYTEVWVYYE, encoded by the coding sequence ATGCCAATGGTTCTGGTCCCAATTGAAAGAATAACACACACACACCCTTCGATTCAAGAAGATAAGGTAAGAAGAATAATGAAATCTATTGATGATGGTTGCATTGATTATCTACCACCAATAGAATGTGAGTTAAGGAATGGGAGATATTATATAAAGGATGGGAGCCATAGATTTGAGGCCCTGAAAAGATTGGGTTATACAGAAGTTTGGGTTTATTATGAATAA
- the nth gene encoding endonuclease III, which yields MKEFRPPEMSWLPKDPYKILIACLLSLRTKDEVTNKAVKRLFELGDTPEKMVKLSEKEIQKAIYPVGFYRKKSKIIKKISIDLIKNYNSKVPDNMEDLLKLSGVGRKTANIVLTLGFNKPGIAVDTHVHRISNRLGLVSTKKPEETEFALKKVLPKKYWIEYNNLLVTFGQNICLPIKPKCSICKISSYCKKIGVKNHR from the coding sequence ATGAAAGAATTCCGACCGCCTGAAATGTCTTGGCTACCAAAGGATCCTTACAAGATTCTGATAGCCTGTTTGCTTAGTTTAAGAACAAAAGATGAAGTTACAAACAAGGCTGTGAAAAGGTTGTTTGAATTAGGTGATACACCAGAGAAAATGGTAAAGTTATCAGAAAAGGAGATACAAAAAGCTATATATCCTGTTGGTTTTTACAGGAAAAAATCTAAGATAATAAAAAAAATAAGCATAGATCTTATAAAAAACTACAATTCAAAGGTTCCTGATAATATGGAAGATCTATTAAAATTGAGTGGTGTTGGTAGAAAAACGGCAAACATAGTTTTGACATTGGGTTTTAACAAACCTGGAATAGCTGTTGATACACATGTGCACAGAATATCCAACAGACTTGGGTTGGTAAGCACAAAAAAACCCGAAGAAACTGAGTTTGCCTTGAAAAAAGTTCTGCCCAAGAAGTATTGGATAGAATACAACAACCTTTTGGTTACCTTTGGTCAAAATATTTGTCTTCCAATAAAACCAAAGTGTAGTATTTGCAAAATAAGCTCTTATTGCAAGAAAATTGGCGTTAAAAATCATAGGTAG
- a CDS encoding phosphatase PAP2 family protein, with the protein MIQLSFWEIVSFFGTIYFWSGVSMLCALLFFLFPKQRKHLVWFIFLVLPSILIANSITYAIKYTLKVPRPCVGLPNCPEGYSMPSGHATVVFAALSSLVFHYKKREYFLISFIFAEFVALSRVVLGYHRIPEVLVGSFIGIFVGFIVQKVYWLYHKDIEKIIK; encoded by the coding sequence ATGATTCAACTTTCATTTTGGGAAATAGTTTCATTTTTTGGTACTATATATTTCTGGTCTGGGGTATCCATGTTATGTGCACTTTTGTTCTTTCTATTCCCAAAACAAAGAAAACATCTAGTTTGGTTTATATTTCTAGTCCTACCTTCAATATTAATAGCCAACAGCATAACTTATGCAATAAAATATACATTAAAAGTACCAAGGCCATGTGTTGGCTTGCCGAATTGTCCAGAAGGATATTCAATGCCAAGTGGTCATGCAACAGTTGTTTTTGCGGCCCTTTCCTCCCTTGTATTCCATTATAAGAAAAGAGAATATTTTCTAATATCTTTTATATTCGCCGAGTTTGTCGCACTCTCTCGCGTAGTCCTTGGGTATCATCGAATACCAGAGGTTCTCGTTGGTTCATTTATAGGAATTTTTGTTGGGTTTATTGTACAGAAGGTATATTGGCTTTACCACAAAGACATAGAAAAAATAATCAAATAG
- a CDS encoding metal-dependent hydrolase — protein MPFAVTHILVPIILVDIYRDHILKERGIVTNRHVLIAGLAGLFPDIDLPISYIFLNGINIHRLFSHNIWFPLLFLSMGFFFYSIDKKKTSIYFLMVAFGFTTHLFLDSFLAGYIQPLYPLSTYAFGLNFIEWSLYRFFPSVANDNFVLLIFSSIDALLLFFWLIYLQMTEKIKDYF, from the coding sequence ATGCCATTTGCCGTGACTCATATCTTGGTCCCGATAATACTTGTGGATATTTATAGGGATCATATTTTAAAGGAAAGAGGAATAGTAACCAACAGACATGTCCTTATTGCAGGATTGGCAGGTCTTTTTCCTGATATAGATCTACCAATAAGCTATATTTTCCTGAATGGCATCAACATTCATAGGTTATTCTCCCACAATATCTGGTTTCCATTATTATTCCTTTCAATGGGATTTTTTTTCTATTCTATAGACAAAAAGAAAACCTCAATCTATTTTTTGATGGTAGCCTTCGGATTTACCACACACCTTTTTTTGGATTCATTTTTGGCCGGATATATTCAACCCCTTTATCCTTTATCAACCTATGCCTTTGGTCTGAATTTTATAGAATGGAGTTTGTATAGATTCTTCCCCTCTGTTGCAAACGATAATTTCGTCCTTCTTATATTCAGCTCGATTGATGCATTACTTCTATTTTTTTGGTTGATTTATTTACAAATGACCGAGAAGATAAAGGATTATTTTTAG
- a CDS encoding NAD(P)/FAD-dependent oxidoreductase: MNYDVVIVGAGPIGCRVGELLGKNIRVLIIDRKKEIGKPVQCTGFNSGRIFELSGVSRKLAINKVSSARFISPGEADFELKPKEPFYVLDREMFDKEIANNAQKKGVEILLETTFKGFRRREKIIIVETDNGEFKTKFLIGADGPNSTVAKSSSLFQPEKILVGVQETVKGSYEKEVCELWFGSKISPGFFAWVVPENEEWARIGLATTKKGMYYLERFIEKRVGDGIRKNKVAGLIRTGLIKRSVADNILLVGDAACQMKPFSGGGLIYGLIGAKIAAEACKVGLEKNRFDTKFLLENYEKKWKEKLSWPIKKGDWLSKIVYNSPDWLLDCGFWFADKFSGIIQKLDPDFL, encoded by the coding sequence ATGAATTATGATGTTGTAATAGTTGGGGCCGGACCAATAGGATGCAGAGTCGGTGAACTTTTGGGAAAAAATATCAGAGTATTAATTATAGATAGGAAAAAAGAAATCGGGAAACCAGTTCAATGCACAGGTTTCAATAGCGGAAGAATTTTTGAATTATCAGGTGTCTCAAGAAAACTTGCTATAAATAAGGTTTCTTCCGCAAGATTTATTTCTCCGGGAGAGGCTGATTTTGAATTGAAACCAAAAGAACCTTTTTACGTTTTGGACAGAGAGATGTTTGACAAGGAGATAGCAAATAATGCTCAGAAAAAAGGGGTAGAAATTTTACTGGAAACAACCTTCAAGGGTTTCAGAAGGAGGGAAAAAATTATAATCGTTGAAACCGATAATGGAGAATTTAAGACAAAATTTCTAATAGGTGCGGATGGCCCAAATTCAACAGTAGCAAAATCTTCCAGTTTGTTCCAACCAGAAAAAATACTTGTTGGTGTCCAAGAAACTGTAAAAGGTTCCTATGAAAAAGAAGTTTGTGAACTTTGGTTTGGATCCAAGATATCTCCAGGTTTTTTTGCATGGGTTGTTCCTGAGAATGAGGAGTGGGCAAGGATAGGGCTTGCGACAACTAAAAAAGGAATGTATTATCTCGAGAGATTCATCGAAAAAAGGGTGGGTGATGGAATAAGGAAAAATAAGGTAGCAGGTTTAATAAGGACAGGCTTAATTAAGAGATCAGTTGCCGATAATATCCTCCTTGTTGGTGATGCGGCTTGTCAGATGAAACCATTTTCAGGTGGAGGGTTGATATATGGTTTGATTGGTGCTAAAATTGCCGCTGAAGCATGTAAAGTTGGTTTAGAAAAAAATAGATTCGATACCAAATTTCTCTTGGAAAATTATGAGAAAAAGTGGAAGGAAAAATTAAGCTGGCCGATAAAAAAGGGAGATTGGTTAAGTAAAATTGTATATAATTCGCCTGATTGGTTATTGGATTGTGGTTTCTGGTTTGCCGATAAATTTAGTGGGATTATTCAGAAACTTGATCCGGATTTTTTATAA
- a CDS encoding protein-L-isoaspartate(D-aspartate) O-methyltransferase has product MINFIQENKNLIESLKALGVLKSKRIIDAFMEVPRHLFVPEEHLRYAYKDIALPSLQNQTISQPYTVAVMLEALSPEIGDRVLDIGSGTGWTTCLLSRIVGPKGKVIGIEIEKKLVDFSMKNIKKIGVKNVEIIQGDGKKGYKKYSPYDCVLINAAYDHVPKLVQEQTKIGGRIVAPINVNHHQELVLFQKTGEDNFTRINLGDFVFVELK; this is encoded by the coding sequence ATGATTAATTTTATTCAAGAGAACAAGAATCTAATAGAATCCTTAAAGGCACTTGGGGTATTGAAATCCAAAAGAATAATAGATGCTTTTATGGAGGTTCCTAGGCACCTCTTTGTCCCAGAGGAACATTTGAGGTATGCTTATAAGGATATAGCACTTCCGAGCCTGCAGAATCAGACAATTTCCCAACCTTATACAGTTGCAGTTATGTTAGAGGCTCTTTCACCTGAAATTGGGGATAGAGTTTTAGATATAGGTTCTGGCACGGGTTGGACAACTTGCCTCTTGTCAAGAATAGTTGGTCCAAAGGGAAAAGTAATAGGGATTGAAATTGAAAAAAAACTGGTTGATTTCTCAATGAAAAATATCAAGAAAATTGGAGTTAAAAATGTGGAAATAATTCAAGGTGATGGAAAGAAAGGTTATAAAAAATACTCACCTTATGATTGTGTTTTAATAAATGCTGCTTATGATCATGTTCCAAAACTTGTCCAGGAGCAAACAAAAATAGGTGGGAGAATTGTTGCCCCGATAAATGTAAATCACCATCAGGAGTTGGTTTTGTTTCAAAAAACCGGAGAGGATAATTTTACCAGAATAAATCTTGGTGATTTTGTTTTTGTTGAATTAAAATAA
- the albA gene encoding DNA-binding protein Alba, with protein MTEKTKNEAKKQEKKPKTNDNVIYIGRKPTMSYVLAVITQFSDGVKEVNIKARGRSISKAVDVAEIVKNKFLPDIKIKNIEIGTEEREVESGNKINVSTLSVVLAK; from the coding sequence TTGACAGAAAAAACCAAAAATGAGGCAAAAAAACAAGAAAAAAAACCTAAAACAAACGACAATGTTATATATATTGGGAGAAAGCCAACAATGAGCTATGTCCTGGCCGTGATAACCCAATTTTCAGATGGGGTTAAGGAAGTCAATATCAAGGCCAGAGGGAGATCAATATCCAAGGCAGTTGACGTAGCAGAAATTGTCAAGAACAAATTCCTACCCGATATAAAAATAAAGAATATCGAGATAGGAACAGAGGAAAGGGAAGTAGAATCAGGAAACAAGATAAATGTTTCAACATTGTCAGTTGTATTGGCAAAATAA
- a CDS encoding N-acetylmuramoyl-L-alanine amidase yields MSKGLGPFSLFLIGLMGSLIISGIAFLALYNRVITTKRAMVEANILEGINKFRLAEISLTEAIEYSFNEASFLASKRGGYLTLEYTDSLNCIPYWRQYEVIDYPGFSQLEALTLRVLNNYEYNFDDISTPIFTKLEIEKLSDSFVNIKIKSNNPVKLSREKFEISSGYFEKNINSNILNLYSTAKQKFLDSDPIKDAIQVAINSMPPDCLTIQLYDICESEIEQRTEINSVCPGWENTLKEKIKEEIENLRENGDIETRIYLSDQDISFDIEKDLEVEYDSGYCGCKNFISGVCTEYYRIVKQLVSKNNFYASAKVQVIITDNTKEYKVLDDDNSMKTEKIRLKFHILSGNDYDHKIQAITDDELCEITVIKERSPSEPGAWNPSFGDIKSCPSKRISNYIDDYNKYRNTIYSAIDSEGFSDLIGGRDRGARLVAAIITQESGWNQNTACSETSGCGIMQITKSTASGCEGGWDAIKTDANANIRCGVKVFGNKLNSMRLVNGYDSENLIKLTLAAYNGGQATINEAIEIAGDSKWESINKIDIMTEACKRMCKKYNVYCGIESWKAGIIIKYVDDTVYPYYQDWLQCESERNVEVIEYPVNPRKYDHTRWNFKIDRLVYHYTVGDLSSTLYTLGDDPNRKASVHYVIDRDGKIYKLVDEKYNAWHAGCAYGTPQYCVDKNINPRSIGIEIVNSGYTCDNQKRTDCVYLTENPRPSICPQNLITDYWEEYDEAQINSLIKLSADIIRRNPEISVDRDHILGHDELICQKHDPGPAFPWDRVIQGIKDELSS; encoded by the coding sequence TTGAGTAAAGGTCTAGGTCCATTCTCCTTATTTTTAATAGGTTTGATGGGTTCTTTGATAATCTCAGGTATAGCTTTTTTGGCTTTGTACAATAGAGTAATAACAACAAAAAGGGCAATGGTAGAAGCCAATATTCTTGAGGGCATAAATAAATTTAGATTGGCTGAGATATCTCTAACAGAGGCGATTGAATACTCTTTTAATGAGGCTTCATTTCTTGCTTCCAAAAGAGGGGGGTATCTGACGCTAGAATACACAGATTCTTTAAATTGCATACCTTACTGGAGACAATATGAAGTTATAGATTATCCTGGTTTTTCTCAATTGGAAGCATTAACACTTAGAGTTTTGAATAATTATGAATACAATTTTGATGATATATCCACACCAATATTCACAAAATTGGAAATTGAAAAACTTTCAGATTCTTTTGTTAACATCAAGATAAAATCAAATAATCCAGTTAAATTATCTAGAGAAAAATTTGAAATATCTTCTGGATATTTTGAAAAGAATATCAATTCTAATATATTAAATTTATACTCCACCGCAAAACAGAAATTTTTAGATTCAGACCCAATAAAAGATGCAATTCAGGTTGCCATAAATTCAATGCCTCCAGATTGCTTGACCATCCAATTATATGATATATGTGAGAGTGAAATTGAGCAAAGAACTGAAATCAATTCTGTCTGCCCTGGTTGGGAAAATACTTTGAAAGAGAAAATAAAAGAAGAAATAGAAAATTTAAGAGAGAATGGAGATATCGAAACAAGAATATATTTATCTGATCAGGATATTTCATTTGATATTGAGAAAGATTTAGAGGTGGAATATGATAGTGGATATTGTGGCTGCAAAAATTTTATTTCGGGAGTTTGTACAGAATATTATAGAATTGTGAAGCAATTGGTCTCTAAAAACAACTTTTATGCTTCAGCCAAAGTTCAGGTAATTATAACAGATAACACTAAAGAATATAAAGTTCTTGACGATGACAATTCCATGAAAACCGAAAAAATTAGACTAAAATTCCATATCTTATCAGGAAATGATTATGACCATAAAATACAAGCAATCACAGATGATGAACTATGTGAAATTACAGTTATAAAAGAAAGATCACCATCGGAACCTGGTGCTTGGAATCCCAGTTTTGGGGATATAAAAAGCTGCCCAAGCAAAAGAATATCAAACTATATAGATGATTACAACAAATATAGAAACACCATTTATTCTGCTATTGATTCTGAAGGTTTTAGTGATCTAATTGGTGGAAGAGATAGGGGTGCTAGATTGGTAGCTGCGATAATAACTCAAGAAAGTGGGTGGAATCAAAACACAGCTTGCTCTGAAACTTCCGGATGTGGTATTATGCAAATAACAAAAAGTACTGCTTCTGGTTGTGAAGGAGGTTGGGATGCAATAAAAACTGATGCCAACGCAAACATAAGATGCGGTGTTAAAGTCTTCGGAAACAAGTTGAATTCCATGAGATTGGTGAATGGTTATGATTCTGAAAATTTGATAAAACTTACCTTAGCCGCCTACAATGGGGGGCAGGCGACAATCAATGAGGCAATAGAGATAGCTGGTGATAGTAAGTGGGAGAGTATAAATAAAATTGATATAATGACTGAAGCATGTAAGAGAATGTGCAAGAAATACAATGTCTATTGTGGAATTGAATCATGGAAAGCCGGTATAATTATAAAATATGTCGATGATACTGTTTATCCATATTACCAGGATTGGTTACAGTGTGAAAGCGAAAGAAATGTTGAGGTGATAGAATATCCTGTTAATCCAAGAAAATATGATCACACCAGATGGAATTTTAAGATAGATAGATTGGTTTACCATTATACAGTTGGTGACCTTTCATCAACATTATACACACTTGGTGATGATCCCAATAGAAAGGCAAGTGTCCATTATGTCATTGATAGAGATGGTAAAATTTACAAACTTGTAGATGAAAAGTACAATGCCTGGCATGCAGGTTGCGCTTATGGTACACCACAATATTGTGTTGATAAAAACATCAACCCTCGATCTATTGGTATAGAAATTGTTAATTCAGGTTATACATGCGATAATCAAAAAAGAACAGACTGTGTATATTTGACTGAAAATCCAAGACCATCGATCTGCCCGCAAAATCTTATAACCGATTATTGGGAAGAATATGATGAAGCCCAAATAAATTCTTTGATAAAATTATCAGCTGATATAATTAGGAGAAATCCTGAAATTTCGGTTGACAGAGATCATATTCTTGGACATGATGAACTTATATGTCAGAAGCATGATCCGGGACCAGCTTTTCCATGGGATAGAGTGATTCAAGGAATAAAGGATGAACTCTCATCATAA
- a CDS encoding type II/IV secretion system ATPase subunit, giving the protein MVCDYEVVDTIMKVNCVGCIFGSSIEDFDVCMAKTIDKLREVKKIERIILTERREHEYDYEQTKLLIEVAETYNKLLFEDRIIDNPILVEADRLIPNSKRDLELIFREFLRRDPVAAYVKLTRIIRNIRLKFEKTTGENKKILDAYLKFLIGLQQKMENLKIIQITKNQLHTYKLGDRSIYRKIFTPLIRPVFMLTRYVFMPPKGSRLITRYKLPGDIVVEIFKVPDKVRYFYHITPPEFKLPDNKYFLLESARKILAERKPTETEFIDPEKAREVFMNMGKETILKLSNEHGVKLSSYELEELANILARYTAGFGILEVLLSDPNLQDIYINSPIGVTPIYASHDDFEECETNLIPTKEDAESWATRFRMLSGRPLDEANPVLDTEILVPGGRARVAAITRSLSPEGIGYALRRHRDKPWTYPLFLNVGYFDPLFAGLMNFFVQGSRTILIAGGRSSGKSSLLGATMLEIMRKFRICTVEDTLELPVTQLRNLGYNIERMKSRSVITRVESELPADEALRTALRLGDSCLIIGEVRSKEAQALWEAMRIGALAHVVAGTIHGESAYGVFDRVVNDLGVPTTSFKATDIIVISGMIRSADGLHRFRRVLEVTEIRKKWKSDPLEENGFVNLMEYDSKNDKLKPTSTLINGESHIVNEIAKRVKEWHGNWDAVWDNILLRGKVKQTMVDYARKLNRFEILEADWVVKSNDVFHMISEEVKEETGSLDSKLIFEKWENWFKKELKERLQGV; this is encoded by the coding sequence ATGGTTTGTGATTATGAGGTTGTTGACACAATAATGAAAGTCAATTGTGTTGGATGTATTTTTGGTTCTTCAATAGAGGACTTTGATGTATGCATGGCGAAGACAATAGACAAATTAAGGGAGGTTAAAAAAATAGAGAGAATAATACTCACGGAGAGAAGAGAACACGAGTATGATTACGAACAAACAAAACTCCTTATTGAGGTTGCTGAAACTTACAATAAATTATTGTTTGAAGATAGAATAATAGACAACCCAATTTTGGTCGAAGCTGATAGACTTATACCAAATTCCAAGAGAGATTTGGAACTTATTTTCAGGGAATTTTTAAGGAGGGACCCAGTCGCGGCATATGTTAAATTAACAAGAATAATAAGGAACATTAGATTAAAATTTGAGAAAACTACAGGGGAAAATAAAAAAATACTTGACGCCTATTTGAAATTTCTAATAGGCCTCCAACAGAAAATGGAGAATCTTAAGATAATTCAAATAACAAAAAATCAACTTCATACCTATAAACTTGGAGACCGTTCTATTTATAGGAAAATTTTTACACCTTTAATAAGACCAGTATTCATGCTAACAAGATATGTTTTCATGCCCCCTAAAGGTTCAAGGTTAATAACAAGGTACAAACTGCCCGGAGATATTGTGGTTGAAATATTCAAGGTTCCAGACAAGGTGAGATATTTTTATCATATAACCCCCCCTGAATTCAAACTACCAGATAACAAGTATTTCCTCTTGGAATCAGCAAGAAAAATATTGGCCGAAAGGAAACCAACAGAAACAGAATTTATAGATCCCGAAAAGGCAAGAGAAGTCTTCATGAACATGGGAAAAGAAACAATACTTAAACTTTCAAATGAACATGGCGTAAAACTATCTTCTTATGAACTGGAAGAGCTGGCAAACATACTTGCCAGATATACTGCCGGTTTTGGTATATTGGAAGTTCTTTTATCAGATCCAAATCTACAGGACATTTATATAAATTCCCCAATAGGTGTAACACCAATATATGCGAGCCATGATGATTTTGAAGAATGTGAAACAAATCTAATACCAACAAAAGAGGATGCAGAAAGTTGGGCAACAAGGTTCAGAATGTTATCTGGGAGGCCATTGGATGAAGCCAATCCTGTCTTGGACACAGAAATACTTGTACCAGGAGGAAGGGCTAGAGTGGCAGCAATTACAAGATCCTTGAGCCCCGAAGGGATAGGTTATGCTTTAAGGAGACATAGAGACAAACCCTGGACATATCCATTATTCCTAAATGTTGGATACTTTGATCCATTATTTGCCGGTCTTATGAACTTCTTTGTTCAAGGATCAAGGACAATCCTGATAGCAGGAGGTAGATCAAGCGGCAAGAGTAGCCTGTTGGGTGCAACAATGTTGGAAATCATGAGGAAGTTTAGAATATGCACGGTTGAGGATACTTTGGAACTTCCAGTAACTCAACTAAGAAATTTAGGTTATAATATAGAAAGGATGAAATCAAGATCAGTTATAACAAGAGTTGAGTCTGAACTTCCGGCAGATGAAGCCTTGAGGACCGCCTTGAGGTTGGGAGATTCTTGTTTGATAATAGGTGAAGTCAGAAGCAAGGAAGCACAAGCCCTATGGGAGGCTATGAGGATAGGTGCACTAGCCCATGTAGTTGCCGGGACAATTCATGGAGAATCTGCATATGGTGTGTTTGATAGAGTTGTCAATGATTTAGGTGTACCGACAACTAGTTTCAAAGCAACCGATATAATAGTAATATCAGGTATGATCAGAAGTGCCGATGGCCTCCATAGATTCAGAAGAGTTTTAGAGGTGACGGAGATAAGAAAAAAATGGAAAAGTGATCCTCTGGAGGAAAACGGTTTTGTCAACCTGATGGAGTATGATTCAAAAAATGATAAGTTGAAGCCAACTTCAACCCTGATAAACGGTGAGTCACATATAGTGAATGAGATTGCAAAGAGGGTTAAAGAATGGCATGGAAATTGGGACGCTGTTTGGGATAATATTCTTCTTAGAGGTAAAGTCAAACAAACAATGGTGGACTACGCGAGAAAACTTAACAGGTTTGAAATCCTTGAGGCTGATTGGGTAGTTAAATCAAATGATGTTTTTCACATGATTTCAGAAGAGGTAAAAGAGGAGACAGGATCACTTGATTCAAAGTTAATATTTGAGAAATGGGAAAATTGGTTTAAGAAGGAATTGAAAGAAAGGTTGCAGGGTGTTTGA
- a CDS encoding DUF357 domain-containing protein, with protein sequence MHFKYWFLTIETIFNRGVFIEIKDRIPKELVEEWIIKLKEKLKETKPKNKKNQEFLKNINAYIFDSEHFLREGDYVKAWELISFAWGLFEAWEELG encoded by the coding sequence ATCCATTTTAAATATTGGTTTTTAACCATTGAAACCATTTTTAACAGAGGTGTTTTTATAGAAATAAAAGATAGAATACCAAAAGAACTTGTTGAAGAATGGATCATCAAGTTGAAGGAAAAACTCAAGGAAACAAAACCAAAGAATAAAAAGAATCAGGAATTTTTGAAGAATATAAATGCTTACATCTTTGATTCAGAACACTTTCTGAGAGAGGGAGATTATGTTAAGGCTTGGGAATTGATTTCTTTTGCTTGGGGTTTGTTTGAGGCCTGGGAGGAATTAGGATAA